In Haliaeetus albicilla chromosome 26, bHalAlb1.1, whole genome shotgun sequence, the sequence TGATCTCTCTTATAATTCTGCCAAAAGTGACATCAGTTGTAACACGAACACCTGTCAGACATCACTGAAGCACTTACTCATTTCACAGAAGCCACCAAACAGCTGTGTGGTGGGAATAATCTGAACTCGCTCCTGACTGACCTGGATTCAGACCACTGACCTCACTGCTGGGGTGTCAGTATCCCATTACCAATCCTCTGAGTCATTCTGCCCTTAACTCACCTTTGCCTTGGTGAGCTTTGTTTCCATTCTGGTACAATCTATAGATTGCTTTAATTTCTCATCTTACTGGCGAAATGtctgtccctgcctgcagcttctTGACCTAGCAGTTTGGTCATGACAAGGTTGCATTACATATAAAGAAGAATGTAACCACTTCCTCTTGGGTGTCACTCCgccaggcagcagctggtggTGAGTAACCCACCTCGTCCTGTCAGGCACGGACACATCGTGCAGCTGGTCCATGGCATCACGACTCGGTACCTCAACACGTAAGTCCTTTCCTCATCCTCTGCTCTGCCAAGCCTGCTGGCTCATTCTGCTTTGTTGTCTCTCAGAATAACTATTCTGGGGTTGAAGCGCAGTGACCCTTGCATTCAGATATGCCATAAGCTGCCTGTTACTCATGGATTCTTAAAACAGTGGGGCTAGGAGGGACCTCATGTGGTTTGTTACATAAGCCATCCCCGTGGCCCAGAGAAAGGGTGCTgtatgcttatttttttttctgcagttgaCTTGGCAGTGGGATTTGATACTAATCACAAACTGTTCAGTGGCTGCTAGCTGTTTCTGGTCTTCTCTACTAGCGGCCTTTAGAGGGGCTAGTGGTGGTTTCACCCATGTTCACATTTCATGGTAGTTCTGTAGATTCCTAAATATATAGTCCCCTTGGTGAGTCTTCATCCTTGCCCCTTCACTGCCTCTGCTCCAGGCAGATGCAGATACTTAGTATTTTGTGTGACTGTTAACCCAAGGTCAACTCCACTGACTTTGACAGCATACTCCTGTGTGAAGGATGTGCTCTGGAAGTTAGGAAGTTGTGGTGGAGAATCCGGTGTGCTGTGGCTGATTGCCACAGATTCTTGCCTGTTTTGCAAAGACTGCAGTATGAAATTGCCTCCTGACTGCTTCCCAAAGGGTGTCTGCATGTACTTGAATATCACTCAGATTAGGAAGGGGGTTGTTCTGAGCTTGGTTTTTTGCTATGTGCCTTCCAAACCTAATTTGTTCATTATTGGGAACCCCAGTGAACAGCATCTCTGTTTGTCACAATCAGTGCTTGTTCTTCAGCCTGGCATAGCAGGCATCTGTATTGGCTTCCTCTGAGCCTGTTCCTGGCAGCTCTTGGTAGTGGGGAGTGTTCTCTTTCAGAGTAAACAGTGCAATCTGTATAAATGAGTTACTTTTTGCTTTATTACTGAATCTGGTGTAAGACAGTTCAATACCTTTATGGGTTTGCTTTTTATACTAATTTGGGAAATGGTGTTGGAGGATCTTACTTTACTTGTCTTCTAGGCATGATGTTGCCGCCCCTCTTAGTCCCCACTCCCAAGAAGTTTCCTGCTATATTGATTATAACATCTCCATGCCAGCACAGAACCTCTGGAGAGTGGTGAGTGgtcaaaaggaagggaggagctCATCATGTTCCAGCAGAAACAGCTGAGACAACATGACGATCAAAAGACATCTTTCTCTTGTAGGAAATTGTAAATCGGGAGTCTGACACAGACGTGTGGAAGACAATTCTGTCAGAAGTGAGGTTTGTTCATGTGAACACCTCTGCAGTGCTAAAGGCAAGTGGATTTATGTTTATTTGCCTATAGCTTTTTCTTTATGCAGTTCTTGTAATCTCATAAACTACTAATCTCTCTGCTCCAAAATACCTAAACCACTAAAACAACCAAATtggtaaataaaatgaaacaataaacTTGCTCAATGTGATAAAAGAGCAGCATGTGTTTCGGGTAGTCATACTCGTGCTTCATTCCTTTTCAGCATGCACAGCTGTCCTGCTTCTCGGGAGGTTGTGACCACTGTACACAACTGGGGTTTAGATACAGCCTCAGAAATTGATGCTGAATCTGTGTGTAGTATGTGACAGCGGCTGGAATAGTTAAGGATCTCTTCACAGAGTTTGCCAGAATCACAGGCTTTATGGCTGTAGCATTTGTTGAGACACTATTGCATGGTGACTCTTCACATACTTTCTAATAGTCCTTTGCTGTCATCCACTGCTCAGGCAGGGCCTAGGAACTTCCATCCTGAAATTCAGATTGGCAGGACTGTAAGTTTACAGTCATCTTTCACTTTCAGCTCAGTGGAGCATCTTTACCTGAGTGGGGATACCGGCAGCTGGAGGTGGTTGGAGAGAAGCTGTCCAAAGGCTACCACCAGAGCATGGTGTGGAATGTGGAAGAGCACAGATATGGGAAAAGTACGTTTCAGCCATATTCTCAAAGCAGATTTCTGTGACTGGGGGAGGCTTCATGTTGATGGGAAGGTGGTATTGCGTGTATGTGTGTTCAGCAGGCTCTGGCTCTATCACAATGTCAGAGTCCTTACAAATCCCCTTAGAATGCGCTTGCAGTTGGACTATATATTGGAGACGGGCTCCCGGGAGTGTGAGGAGCCAGGGCTGTATCATATGTGCTCTCTCCCCTTTCTAGCTTTCTATCTGTTATGTGGTTATTTCTGAGCtatgctgttttcttccaggCCAAGAGCAAAAAGAGAGGGAAGTGGAACTCCACTCTCCCACACAGATAGACATAAGTAAAAACCTCAGCTTCATGGCAAAGTTCACAGAATTGCAGGTGAGTGTCTCGGTGTTCCCTTcatctttccttctgctgcagagcaggaacCTGAGCATTTCTCCAAACTGTGAGCCTGAGGATTCATTGTTTATTCCTTGCTGGTAGAGTAGTTTGGCttcctcactgaaaaaaaatatttctgaatgcaCTTAGAAGGGCATTAGAGACCTATACTGTTCAGCAACGAATACCGAAGTGATTGtgtaaaaaaagaaggggaaggaagatcAGTTGGGCACCCAGAAGCTGTCTGAAACTGAACTGTAATGTGTTGTATATGCAGTCAGTAGTGTTGATGCCGCTTACTAACATTGTAGAAATCCACTAAGGAAAGTAAGTGCATTATATAAGAACACAATAAAATCATTGTATTGATCAGTATCCCGTAGGAGATGTGCAAAATCTTTCTCCACTCCCAGGTTAAGAACTTAACATCTTACATCTGGAGCTGTTCACCCACGCCTGCTATCCCACTCATCGTTCCAATTCTGAAAGCTTTCTGTTTACTTTTATCGTAGTGGAAAATActcacattaaaaaatgaagacacaGAACATAAGTACAGCTCCTCTGCTCTTGACTGGATCACAATGGACACAAATATTGCCTACTGGCTCCACCCAACCTCTGGTGTAAGTACGAGAGGTAGAAGTAAACATGAACCTGGTGAAGAAAGCAGACTTGAGTTCAGGTGTGagtgagagcagagctgcagttcCAGCCAAGGAGCTGCTTCAGGATGGACTCTTCCTGTATTAAGAATATTATTTTCCctgagggttggggtttttttttggcatgtGATACAGCTTTGACAGTagttgcttttaattaaatgtcttcttgctttttttttttttttgtaaaggaaaaCTGCAGTTGAATAGTTTCCATTATTGATTCCATTTAGAAGATGAGTTAATGTCCAATAGCATCTTTTAAATGCCTTACATTACAAAAGAGTCTTAAAGCAGCAAAGTTTATCAACTAGCTTTGTTCCAGGAAAGATCAGGTTACTAGCCAGGCACATTCTGACTTCTTTTAATTTAGTAAGTATGCATAGGTAATACTTAAACTTACCTAAAAGAACTGCAGCATGTTCCTGCTTCTGGCTCAGACCATCTTCTATCCTTCAGGCCCAGATCCACCTCCTTGGGAATGTTGTCACCTGGGCTTCAGCTAACATTGCTGCTCTGGTCTACACGTGTCTGTCCCTGTGGTACTTGATCCGCCGAAGGAGAAAGATTTACGACATGCCTGAAGGTCTGATTcattgtgtatgtgtgtgtcaagggtggggtggagggagggtCGCTTGTCCAGCTACACTTTAATGGCCCCAAAGCCACGATTTTGCAACTATGTGTTTGACTATGCTAGCATTTTTTCCTGCCCCCAACCCTGAAATTTTTATTAGGGACACACAAACATTCAGAGTAGCCCATGAAGAGCCTGATTATGGTTATCGCAATATGACCACCACCTCATGAGATAGTATAGTAGCCAGCATAGTATATATTTGGATGTAAGAAATGTCCAGGCCCCAGATTTGGATTTTACTGAGCCTTTTTGTGATGATTTAAAGGAGGTAGATACTGGCTGTGTGGGGAGGGGTTTATTTTAGATGTGTTCGTTCTAAGCAAGGTACTGTCTCCTCCATGTGGCCAGGCAGTTTTGTGCTGACCTTTCTGGCAGTACATTTTGTTGTCACGCTGTGAAGCTGCTTCATATTGGCAGTAATCTGTCTTGATGGATACTTCATAAAAGCCTGACAAAATGTAACCATTTCCCTCAGTTGAGTGTGGTTAAGTTAAAGGTTGTATTAGCACAAACTGCagagagtggggaaaaaacaaaccgTGACAGTAGGCAACCTTCTAGAGACTTTAGGTTTCCAGGGACTGTGCTTTGAGGTATCTCCTGTCTCCTGCAGATGCATGGCAGCTCTGGGTATCAGCCGGGGGGATCTGTGTTGGAGGCTGGGCTGTGAATTACCTGCCCTTCTTCCTGATGGAGAAAACACTTTTCCTGTACCACTACCTGCCTGCCGTCACATTCCAGATTCTCCTGATTCCCATCGTATTACAGCATCTGAGTGATCATCTCTGCAGGTATTTGGTTTTAACAGATAGATAGACAAGAGAAGTGACACAGTTCTTTTTTCCAGGCTTGTCACCTTGGCAGGCGGCTGCAGTGATTTTTCCAGCAGTGGCCATACTTTGTCATTTGCCTTTAGAGACAATAGGCCATATGTAGGTCTTCCTTTTGGATTAAGTGTTTGGCCAGTGCTGATGTAACTTGActgctctttccttctctcatcCCAGATCTCTGCTTCTCAAGAGCATGTTCAGTGCATTGATCGTAGCCTGGTTCTCTTCAGTCTACTTTGTCTATTGCACATTTCGCCCTGTGACCTATGGGGAACCCTCGCTGTCTGTTACTGAACTCAAGGACTTGCGCTGGAAGGACAGTTGGAACATCCTTATCCGAAAACAGTGACAACTACAATCTTGTTACAGGCCAAAGGAAACGCCTTTTATGCAAAGCCAAGAATTTATTGTTAGTATAATTGAAATCTTAACAGTCTGATCAAATAATTGATAGTAGTCCAGATCTGATtattacaggaaaagaaaataaaagaatactGTTACAGAAAAGGTCTCAACAGTAATATAGCTGTTATGAGCACAATTCCCAGTTTCTACCCCTGTTACATTGACCCTTCCGCTATCCTTCAGGCTCTGAACATTGCTGACTTCAGTCAACAGCATCCTAGGTCCTTTGCAGGGAAGAGCATGCTGCAAGGgattcttcctctttcctgggAGTGTGATGTTGACGGTTTCCACCTTCTTGCACTACGTTGCACTCAGGGGTATTTTACGTTTCCTAGCACCTTGGTCTGCAATTCCATATTACAGGTTCCTATAAATGGATACTCTCCAGCATAACAGATACTTTTCTCCGTTTTCTTTGTTACTCCTAAAAACTGGGTTTTCCTTGTTCTAAAGCTTACACATCTTTAACAACCAGTAATTGGCCCTGCGGTCTTCAGCATCTTCCCATGACTATATTCCTCAACAATGTGTTATTTGCCCCCACTTTCAATGCTCTGCTATCATCCCTCTTTCATTACATTACAGTATTAAGCTAAGTTTATAAATAGTTCATTCTGCATAGAATAATGAGTTGTTACTATTATCTATGTATAATCATTTGGCATGACCATAATTGTTACAAAgctaagcaaaaataaaacaaatagacattaaaaaattgctgttaTGGCTAAACAAGCTAAAACAAAGCTTCAGGCAGGCCAAGAAGTCAGCCAAAGCCAGAAGAATCCTTTGGCCTTGGGACATTCATATGAAGCCTGTGGCCTGTTACTAGCAATGGCAGTGTTTTATTTACCAGGCTGCAGGGTTACACCTCAAATCTTGTAGGAAGAGGAGCTCTGAGCAAGGTAGAACTGACAGTGCTGACAAAGAAACCTGCTCTAATTTGTACACTTGGCTTCAGGGTAAAAATATTGTAGGTAACAGCCCATACCCTGGCCTGCACCAGCAGAGGAATTCAGAGGGTAAGAGAAGGTGCAAGTGAAGGACTGGGATCACTCAGCGGGGAATTTATAGTAGCTCTGTAAAGATATTCAGCAAGAGTTTATAGTACCTATGCCAcgtttggtttgttggttttttttcctccacgtggctgcagcagcatcttgcAGTACAGCTCAAAGCTGACCAA encodes:
- the POMT1 gene encoding protein O-mannosyl-transferase 1 isoform X4, whose protein sequence is MKRIFFVDDSGPPFGHMLLALGGYLGGFDGNFLWNRIGAEYSMNVPVWSLRLLPALAGALCVPLAYQILVELQFSHCAALGAALLVLLENSLITQSRFMLLESVLIFFILLAVLSYLKFYNLQRHSSFSGSWWFWLLLTGVACSCAVGVKYMGLFTYMLLLAIAGLHFWHMIGDQNLSNVSLMCHFLARGLALIVIPVAMYLSFFYVHLTLLYRSGPHDQIMTSAFQASLEGGLARITQGQPLEVAYGSQITLRNVLGKPMQCWLHSHTNTYPIRYENGRGSSHQQQVTCYPFKDVNNWWIVKDPGMQQLVVSNPPRPVRHGHIVQLVHGITTRYLNTHDVAAPLSPHSQEVSCYIDYNISMPAQNLWRVEIVNRESDTDVWKTILSEVRFVHVNTSAVLKLSGASLPEWGYRQLEVVGEKLSKGYHQSMVWNVEEHRYGKSQEQKEREVELHSPTQIDISKNLSFMAKFTELQWKILTLKNEDTEHKYSSSALDWITMDTNIAYWLHPTSGAQIHLLGNVVTWASANIAALVYTCLSLWYLIRRRRKIYDMPEDAWQLWVSAGGICVGGWAVNYLPFFLMEKTLFLYHYLPAVTFQILLIPIVLQHLSDHLCRSLLLKSMFSALIVAWFSSVYFVYCTFRPVTYGEPSLSVTELKDLRWKDSWNILIRKQ
- the POMT1 gene encoding protein O-mannosyl-transferase 1 isoform X3, producing the protein MLGFLKKPVVVTAEINMNLVALTVMGLISRLWGLSYPRAVVFDEVYYGQFVSLYMKRIFFVDDSGPPFGHMLLALGGYLGGFDGNFLWNRIGAEYSMNVPVWSLRLLPALAGALCVPLAYQILVELQFSHCAALGAALLVLLENSLITQSRFMLLESVLIFFILLAVLSYLKFYNLQRHSSFSGSWWFWLLLTGVACSCAVGVKYMGLFTYMLLLAIAGLHFWHMIGDQNLSNVSLMCHFLARGLALIVIPVAMYLSFFYVHLTLLYRSGPHDQIMTSAFQASLEGGLARITQGQPLEVAYGSQITLRNVLGKPMQCWLHSHTNTYPIRYENGRGSSHQQQVTCYPFKDVNNWWIVKDPGMQQLVVSNPPRPVRHGHIVQLVHGITTRYLNTHDVAAPLSPHSQEVSCYIDYNISMPAQNLWRVEIVNRESDTDVWKTILSEVRFVHVNTSAVLKLSGASLPEWGYRQLEVVGEKLSKGYHQSMVWNVEEHRYGKSQEQKEREVELHSPTQIDISKNLSFMAKFTELQWKILTLKNEDTEHKYSSSALDWITMDTNIAYWLHPTSGAQIHLLGNVVTWASANIAALVYTCLSLWYLIRRRRKIYDMPEDAWQLWVSAGGICVGGWAVNYLPFFLMEKTLFLYHYLPAVTFQILLIPIVLQHLSDHLCRSLLLKSMFSALIVAWFSSVYFVYCTFRPVTYGEPSLSVTELKDLRWKDSWNILIRKQ